The genomic region ACCTGGCCGCCACCATCCGGACACTCGCCCGCGATCCGGGCTGGTTCTACACCGGCGGCTTCGCGCAGCGGGCGGTCGAGGCCCTGCGCGCCGGGGGAGCGCCGTTCAGCGGCGACGAATGGGCGGCAGGTGCCGACGTCAGCCCGCAGGACCCGCTCACCGGCCGCTACGCCGGAGCCCTGGTGCACCAGACAGCGCTGCCGACCCCGGGCTGGATGGTGCTGCAGCAGGCCGCGCTGTGCGACGGCGCCGTCGGCTACAGCGGCTGGTTGTCCGTCGACGCGGTGGACCGGCTGGCCCGGGCGGCGCGGACCGCGTTCGCCGACCGGTTGGAGCTGTGCGGCAGCGACAACGGCGGCGCCGCCCGGGTGCTCGACCCGGACCGGCTCGCCGCCCAGTACCGCGCCCTCGACGCCGGTATCGCCGGCGGTGCCACCATCGACGTCCGCGCCGGCGACACCACCTCGACCGTCGCCGTCGACGCCGACGGACGTGCGGTCAGCTTCATCCACTCGCTGGCGTTCACCTTCGGCGCGAAGTTCTCCGTGCCGGGCACCGGCGTCGTACTCAACAACCGACTGGGTCGCGGCGCCTACGTGATTCCGGGCCACCCCAACGAGGTGGCACCGCGCCGCAAGCCGCTGCACACGCTGAACGCGTGGATAGTCACCGACCAGGCGGGGGCCCTGCTGCACGTCGGCAACACCCCCGGCGGTGACGGGCAGGTGCAGTGGAACATGCAGCTGCTGTCGCACCTGCTCGACCACGGCGTGGACCCGGCCGAGGCCGTGGCTGCACCCCGGTTCACCGTGTTTCCCGGCTCGGATGCGGACGTCCTCGGCGCCCCCGACGAGCTGCGTGTGGAGGAGACGCTGCCCGAGGCCACCCGTTCGGAGCTGGCCCGCCGCGGTCACCGCGTCGTCGTGCAGCCCGCGTGGAGTGGGGGCGGGAGCGCGCAGGTCATCTCCCGCGACGACCGTGGGGTGCTGTCCGGCGCCGCGGACCCGCGTCAAGAAGGAATCGCCCTCGGTGTCGACTGACCTCACTCCGCCGGCGCCGCGCGGCGACTACGTGCCCGCCGTCCTGCACAACGGCGTCGCCCATACCGCGGGCATGACCCCGCGGCGCGGCGGCGAGCTGGCGTTTCGCGGGCTGGTGGGCGCCGACCTGTCGGTGGAGGAGGGACGCCGAGCCGCGGGCCTGGCCGCGGCCAACGCGGTGGCCGCGGTCCGTTCGGTCGCCGGCCTGGACGCCGCCGTGAGATGTCTGAGGATGACCGTCTACATCGCCTGCACGCCCGGGTTCCAGGACTTGAGTGGCGTCGCCGACGGGGCGTCGGCCACCATCCGCGACCTGCTGGGGGATGCGGCGCTGCCTGCCCGCTCGGCCATCGGGGTGCTGGCGCTGCCGTCCGGCGCGCCGGTCGAGGTGGAGCTCACCGCGGCGGTGCTGGACTGACCTGCCTCGCCGGACGTCCTTAACGCCGGCCGCGCGAGCGTGCGTGAAATGCTGAAATCCCGCGGCGTGTCGTGTGCAGACACGCACGCTGGCGGCTGAAGGGGGCTGAAGGGAAGGCCCTGATCAGCGGCGATTTGGTTTCCCGCAGGTCGTCCCATAGAATCAGGCGGTTGCCTTGGGCAGACCTCGGCCGGCCGGACACGGCAGGCCCCGCGTGCCCTTCGGTGACAGCAAGACCGCGCACGTTCAGGTCGGTATCTGGCGTGCATACAAAAACCAGGTCGAGGAGATCGAGTGATTCAGCAGGAATCGCGGCTGAAGGTCGCCGACAACACGGGCGCCAAGGAGATCTTGTGCATCCGCGTGCTCGGCGGCTCGTCGCGGCGCTACGCGGGCATCGGTGATGTCATCGTGGCCACAGTCAAGGACGCCATTCCCGGCGGCAACGTCAAGCGTGGCGATGTCGTCAAGGCCGTGGTGGTGCGCACCGTCAAGGAGCGTCGCCGCCCGGACGGCAGCTACATCAAGTTCGACGAGAACGCCGCCGTCATCATCAAGGCCGACAACGACCCGCGCGGCACCCGCATCTTCGGCCCGGTCGGCCGCGAGCTGCGTGAGAAGAAGTTCATGAAGATCGTCTCGCTTGCACCGGAGGTGTTGTAGATGAAGGTCCACAAGGGCGACACCGTCCTGGTGATCTCCGGTAAGGACAAGGGCGCCAAGGGCAAGGTCCTGCAGGCCTACCCGTCCCGGAACAAGGTGCTCGTCGAGGGCGTGAACCGGATCAAGAAGCACACCGCCGTCTCGCGCAACGAGCGCGGCGTGCAGTCGGGCGGCATCGTGACCCAGGAAGCGCCGATCCACGTCTCGAACGTGATGGTCGTCGACTCCGACGGCAAGCCGACCCGGATCGGGTACCGCATCGACGAAGAGACCGGCAAGAAGGTCCGCGTCGCCAAGACCAACGGCAAGGACATCTGACATGACTACCGCTGAGAAGACTCTGCCGCGCCTCAAGCAGCGCTACCGCGAGGAGATTCGCGAGGCCCTGCAGAAGGAGTTCGGCTACGCCAACGTCATGCAGATCCCCGGCGTGGTCAAGGTCGTCGTCAACATGGGTGTCGGCGACGCCGCCCGCGACGCCAAGCTGATCAACGGTGCGGTCAACGACCTCGCGCTGATCACCGGCCAGAAGCCGGAGATCCGCCGGGCCCGCAAGTCCATCGCGCAGTTCAAGCTCCGCGAGGGTATGCCGATCGGCGCCCGGGTCACCCTGCGCGGCGACCGGATGTGGGAGTTCCTGGACCGCCTGATCTCGATCGCGCTGCCGCGTATCCGCGACTTCCGCGGCCTGAGCCCCAAGCAGTTCGACGGGACCGGCAACTACACCTTCGGCCTGACCGAGCAGTCGGTGTTCCACGAGATCGACGTGGACTCCATCGACCGCCCGCGCGGCATGGACATCACCGTCGTCACCTCGGCGACGACCGACGACGAAGGCCGAGCGCTGCTGCGGGCCCTGGGCTTCCCCTTCAAGGAGAACTGATATGGCAAAGAAGGCACTGGTCAACAAGGCCAACAAGAAGCCGAAGTTCAAGGTGCGTGCCTACACCCGCTGCCAGCGCTGCGGCCGGCCGCACTCGGTCTTCCGCAAGTTCGGCCTCTGCCGGATCTGCCTGCGCGAGATGGCGCACCGCGGCGAGCTGCCCGGTGTGCAGAAGGCCAGCTGGTAACCCAGCTCCACAGACCAGACCAAACAACAGGTTGCGGAAGGCCCGAAATCCTTTGGGAACCACCGCGAGAAAGGTGAGCCGGCTGTCATGACCATGACGGACCCGATCGCAGACTTCTTGACACGTCTGCGCAACGCCAATTCGGCGTACCACGATGAGGTGAGACTGCCCCACTCGAAGATCAAGGCCAACATCGCCGAGATCCTCAAGCGTGAGGGCTACATCGCCGACTACCGCACCGAGGATGCGCGGGTCGGCAAGTCGCTCGTCGTGCAACTGAAGTACGGCCCCAGCCGGGAGCGGAGCATCGCCGGGTTGCGGCGCGTCTCCAAGCCCGGTCTGCGGGTGTACGCGAAGTCCAACAACCTGCCGCGGGTCCTCGGTGGCCTCGGCGTGGCGATCATCTCCACGTCGTCGGGCCTCAAGACCGACCGCCAGGCAGCCCAAGAGGGCGTGGGCGGCGAAGTCCTCGCTTACGTGTGGTAGGCGAGAGGGAGAGCTAGAGATATGTCGCGTATTGGAAAGCAGCCGGTTCCGGTTCCGGCCGGGGTCGACGTGTCGATCAATGGGCAGAACGTGTCCGTCAAGGGGCCCAAGGGCACCCTGGAGCTCGAGATCGCCGAGCCGATCAAGGTCTCGCGTGACGAGGACGGCGCCATCGTGGTGACCCGTCCCGACGACGAGCGCCGCAGCCGCTCCCTGCACGGTCTGTCCCGCACGCTGGTGGCGAACCTGATCACCGGTGTCACCGAGGGCTACACCACCAAGATGGAGATCCACGGCGTCGGCTACCGCGTGCAGCAGAAGGGCAACGACCTCGAGTTCGCGCTGGGTTACAGCCATCCCGTGACGATCAACGCCCCCGAGGGTGTGACGTTCGCGGTGGAGAGCCCGACCAAGTTCTCGATCTCCGGCATCGACAAGCAGAAGGTCGGCCAGGTGGCTGCCAACATCCGCCGGTTGCGCAAGAGCGACCCGTACAAGGGCAAGGGCATCCGGTACGAGGGTGAGCAGATCCGCCGCAAGGTCGGAAAGACAGGTAAGTAGACATGGCTGCAAAGACTGAGGCCCAGGTTCGTAAGCCGGTGGGACAGAACATCTCCGAGATCCGGCGGACTGCCCGGCTGCGCCGTCACGCGCGGCTGCGCAAGAAGATCGCCGGCACCGCTGAGGTGCCGCGCCTGGTGGTCAACCGTTCGTCGCGGCACATCCATGTGCAGCTGGTCAACGACGAGAACGGCACCACGCTGGCCGCCGCTTCCTCGATCGAGGCCGACGTGCGGGCGATCGAGGGCGACAAGAAAGCTCACAGCGTGCGGGTCGGTCAGCTGATCGCCGAGCGCGCCAAGGCCCAGGGCATCGAGAAGGTCGTGTTCGACCGCGGTGGGTACACCTACGGCGGCCGGATCGCGGCACTGGCCGATGCGGCACGAGAGGGCGGGCTGAAATTCTGATGACCAACCACATGGGAAGGACTGCATGATGGCCGAACAGGCAACTGCCGGCGGCCCCTCGGAAGGCCGTGGCTCGCGCGGTGACCGCGACGGGCGTGGCCGGCGCGACGACCGTCGCGGCCGCGACGGTGGCGACAAGAGCAACTACCTCGAGCGCGTCGTCTCGATCAACCGCGTGTCCAAGGTGGTCAAGGGTGGCCGCCGGTTCAGCTTCACCGCGCTGGTGATCGTCGGCGACGGCAACGGCATGGTCGGTGTCGGCTACGGCAAGGCCAAGGAAGTTCCGGCTGCCATCGCCAAGGGCGTCGAGGAAGCACGCAAGAACTTCTTCCGGGTTCCGCTGATCGGCGGCACCATCACCCACCCGGTGCAGGGCGAAGCCGCCGCCGGTGTCGTGATGCTGCGTCCGGCCAGCCCCGGTACCGGTGTGATCGCCGGTGGTGCGTGCCGCGCGGTGCTGGAATGCGCCGGTGTGCACGACATCCTGGCCAAGTCGCTGGGTAGCGACAACGCGATCAACGTGGTGCACGCCACCGTTGCCGCGCTGAAGCTGCTGCAGCGTCCCGAAGAGGTCGCGGCCCGCCGTGGCCTGCCGATCGAGGACGTCGCGCCGCCGGCCATGCTGAAGGCGCGCCGGGAGGCCGATGCGCTCGCCGCGTCGGCTGCGCGTGAAGGGTCGTAACCAATGGCAGAGCTGAAGATCACCCAGGTGCGCAGCACCATCGGTGCGCGCTGGAAGCAGCGGGAGAGCCTGCGGACGCTGGGGCTGCGCAAGATCCGCCAGTCCGTCGTCCGTGAGGACAACGCGCAGACGCGGGGTCTGATCAAGACCGTGCATCACCTCGTAGAGGTGGAGGAAGTCAAATGAGCGTCATCAAACTGCATGACCTGAAGCCGGCGCCCGGTTCGAAGAAGGCCAAGACCCGCGTGGGTCGCGGCGAGGGTTCGAAGGGTAAGACCGCAGGTCGCGGCACCAAGGGCACCAAGGCCCGCAAGAACGTCCCGGTGACGTTCGAGGGCGGCCAGATGCCGATCCACATGCGGCTGCCGAAGCTCAAGGGCTTCCGTAACCGGTTCCGCACCGAGTACGAGGTCGTCAACGTCGGCGACATCAACAAGGCCTTCCCGGAGGGCGGCACCGTCGGTGTCGACGAGCTGGTGGCCAAGGGCCTGGTGCGCAAGAACAGCCTGGTCAAGGTGCTCGGCGACGGCAAGCTGTCGGTCAAGGTCGACGTCACCGCCAACAAGTTCAGCGGCAGCGCCCGCGAGAAGATCTCGGCGGCGGGCGGCTCGGCCACCGAGCTGTAAATGGCGGCTCGGCCGCCGAGCTGTAAATGGCGGCTCGGCCGCCGAGCTGTAAATGGCGGCTCGGCCGCCGAGCTGTAAATCCGCTTGAAACGAGGGCCCCCACCGGACACGGTGGGGGCTTTCGTGTTGAAATGCGTAACACGCGTCGCCGTTGCCGCGATTCACTCTGCGCAGGCTGAGCTTTCAGGAGTTAAGAGATGACGTTCCGGGTCGCTGTGATCGCCGTGACCGCCGCCGCGGCGCTGTTCGCCGGCGCGGGCACCGCCGTCGCCCAGGACAACGACGCGAAGTTCGCCGACGCGGTGTCGCAACTGCAGATCCCCACCGAGGGCCTCGACGTGCCCGCACTGGGCAAGGGCATCTGCGACATGCTCAGCAACGGGCTGGCCACCTCCATCAACCCGGTGCCCGTCGTACGCGGTGTGCGCGACCGGCTCACCACCGGCGGCATCACCCGCGAGCAGGCCTCGGGCCTGATGCGTGCGGCGTCGGCCGCCTACTGCCCGCAGCTGCTGCCGAAGCTCGGCCGCTAGACCGGCTGCTCCACCAGCGCCAGCGGCCGGATCGGTGCGCCGGTCGCCCCGACGACGGGCAGGGGAGCGCCGACGAACACGAACTCCCGCGCGCCGGTCTGCGCGAGTTCCTCCAGGTTCATCGCCTCGATGATGTTGATCCCGCTGTCCTGCAGCAGCACCCGGTGCACGGGCAGGTTGGCGAAACCGGCGCCGGCGGGAATGTGCTCGAGTGCCAGGGTGTCGGCGCCGACCGCGCGCACCCCCGCGGCGGCCAGCAGCCGGGCGCCGTCGACGGCGAGCCCGGGAACACCGCTGGCCGCGCCGAGGTAGGCGTCGGGGTCATGCCACAGCTGCGCCCACCCGGTCCGGATGAGCACGACGTCGCCGCGGCGGATGTCGGCGTCCCGCAGATCCGCCGCGGTCACGGGTTCGGCCGCCGGCAGCCGCTCCACCCCGCGCAGGGCCGGGACGTCGACGAGCACACCCCGGCACACCAGCGGGGCCACCTCGTCGATCCCGTGACTGGCGTACCGGCCGTCGGTCACGGCGACCGGGGTGCCGCCGTGGAAGCGGCCGTCGACCGCGACGTGGGCGAGCGCGTCCATGTGGGTGCCGACGTGACCGCCGAGCACGAGCATCTCGTGCGATCCGGTCATCCCGTCGGGCCGTGCCACGTCGCCGTGTCGGCGACTGAGCGCCATCCGGAACCCGGGATGGGT from Mycolicibacterium phlei harbors:
- a CDS encoding DUF732 domain-containing protein, whose translation is MTFRVAVIAVTAAAALFAGAGTAVAQDNDAKFADAVSQLQIPTEGLDVPALGKGICDMLSNGLATSINPVPVVRGVRDRLTTGGITREQASGLMRAASAAYCPQLLPKLGR
- the rpmD gene encoding 50S ribosomal protein L30 translates to MAELKITQVRSTIGARWKQRESLRTLGLRKIRQSVVREDNAQTRGLIKTVHHLVEVEEVK
- the rplE gene encoding 50S ribosomal protein L5, which gives rise to MTTAEKTLPRLKQRYREEIREALQKEFGYANVMQIPGVVKVVVNMGVGDAARDAKLINGAVNDLALITGQKPEIRRARKSIAQFKLREGMPIGARVTLRGDRMWEFLDRLISIALPRIRDFRGLSPKQFDGTGNYTFGLTEQSVFHEIDVDSIDRPRGMDITVVTSATTDDEGRALLRALGFPFKEN
- the rplR gene encoding 50S ribosomal protein L18, whose amino-acid sequence is MAAKTEAQVRKPVGQNISEIRRTARLRRHARLRKKIAGTAEVPRLVVNRSSRHIHVQLVNDENGTTLAAASSIEADVRAIEGDKKAHSVRVGQLIAERAKAQGIEKVVFDRGGYTYGGRIAALADAAREGGLKF
- the rpsH gene encoding 30S ribosomal protein S8, with protein sequence MTMTDPIADFLTRLRNANSAYHDEVRLPHSKIKANIAEILKREGYIADYRTEDARVGKSLVVQLKYGPSRERSIAGLRRVSKPGLRVYAKSNNLPRVLGGLGVAIISTSSGLKTDRQAAQEGVGGEVLAYVW
- the rplX gene encoding 50S ribosomal protein L24; the encoded protein is MKVHKGDTVLVISGKDKGAKGKVLQAYPSRNKVLVEGVNRIKKHTAVSRNERGVQSGGIVTQEAPIHVSNVMVVDSDGKPTRIGYRIDEETGKKVRVAKTNGKDI
- a CDS encoding cyclase family protein, whose translation is MTTSLLDVLTTAPPRIVDLAQPLREGMPCSPTHPGFRMALSRRHGDVARPDGMTGSHEMLVLGGHVGTHMDALAHVAVDGRFHGGTPVAVTDGRYASHGIDEVAPLVCRGVLVDVPALRGVERLPAAEPVTAADLRDADIRRGDVVLIRTGWAQLWHDPDAYLGAASGVPGLAVDGARLLAAAGVRAVGADTLALEHIPAGAGFANLPVHRVLLQDSGINIIEAMNLEELAQTGAREFVFVGAPLPVVGATGAPIRPLALVEQPV
- the rplO gene encoding 50S ribosomal protein L15; this translates as MSVIKLHDLKPAPGSKKAKTRVGRGEGSKGKTAGRGTKGTKARKNVPVTFEGGQMPIHMRLPKLKGFRNRFRTEYEVVNVGDINKAFPEGGTVGVDELVAKGLVRKNSLVKVLGDGKLSVKVDVTANKFSGSAREKISAAGGSATEL
- a CDS encoding RidA family protein, with the translated sequence MSTDLTPPAPRGDYVPAVLHNGVAHTAGMTPRRGGELAFRGLVGADLSVEEGRRAAGLAAANAVAAVRSVAGLDAAVRCLRMTVYIACTPGFQDLSGVADGASATIRDLLGDAALPARSAIGVLALPSGAPVEVELTAAVLD
- a CDS encoding type Z 30S ribosomal protein S14; protein product: MAKKALVNKANKKPKFKVRAYTRCQRCGRPHSVFRKFGLCRICLREMAHRGELPGVQKASW
- the rpsE gene encoding 30S ribosomal protein S5, with the translated sequence MMAEQATAGGPSEGRGSRGDRDGRGRRDDRRGRDGGDKSNYLERVVSINRVSKVVKGGRRFSFTALVIVGDGNGMVGVGYGKAKEVPAAIAKGVEEARKNFFRVPLIGGTITHPVQGEAAAGVVMLRPASPGTGVIAGGACRAVLECAGVHDILAKSLGSDNAINVVHATVAALKLLQRPEEVAARRGLPIEDVAPPAMLKARREADALAASAAREGS
- the rplN gene encoding 50S ribosomal protein L14; the protein is MIQQESRLKVADNTGAKEILCIRVLGGSSRRYAGIGDVIVATVKDAIPGGNVKRGDVVKAVVVRTVKERRRPDGSYIKFDENAAVIIKADNDPRGTRIFGPVGRELREKKFMKIVSLAPEVL
- a CDS encoding gamma-glutamyltransferase family protein translates to MTALRPATLATGGMVSSSHPAASLAGARVLADGGNAIDATLAMAALTWLTLPGQCGIGGDAFAVVREPDGRVWTVNGSGYGPDGGTAEFYAAQGYSAIPMDGPLAVSVPGAPAALAALHRNGATRELAELWEPAAELAERGLPCSARTAGDVTEALAAMRADAGLSAVYTVDGTPPRVGTRLPQPDLAATIRTLARDPGWFYTGGFAQRAVEALRAGGAPFSGDEWAAGADVSPQDPLTGRYAGALVHQTALPTPGWMVLQQAALCDGAVGYSGWLSVDAVDRLARAARTAFADRLELCGSDNGGAARVLDPDRLAAQYRALDAGIAGGATIDVRAGDTTSTVAVDADGRAVSFIHSLAFTFGAKFSVPGTGVVLNNRLGRGAYVIPGHPNEVAPRRKPLHTLNAWIVTDQAGALLHVGNTPGGDGQVQWNMQLLSHLLDHGVDPAEAVAAPRFTVFPGSDADVLGAPDELRVEETLPEATRSELARRGHRVVVQPAWSGGGSAQVISRDDRGVLSGAADPRQEGIALGVD
- the rplF gene encoding 50S ribosomal protein L6, which translates into the protein MSRIGKQPVPVPAGVDVSINGQNVSVKGPKGTLELEIAEPIKVSRDEDGAIVVTRPDDERRSRSLHGLSRTLVANLITGVTEGYTTKMEIHGVGYRVQQKGNDLEFALGYSHPVTINAPEGVTFAVESPTKFSISGIDKQKVGQVAANIRRLRKSDPYKGKGIRYEGEQIRRKVGKTGK